The following coding sequences lie in one Pseudomonas svalbardensis genomic window:
- a CDS encoding UDP-N-acetylmuramoyl-tripeptide--D-alanyl-D-alanine ligase: MLKALKLSELTGALNARLVTADASFDGVSIDSRAIKPGQLFIALTGPRFDGHDYLNDVAAKGAVAALVEREVADSTLPQLLVKDTRQALGQLGALNRAAYTHPVAAITGSSGKTTVKEMLASILRTRGPVLATRGNLNNDLGVPLTLLELVPEHTAAVIELGASRLGEIAYTVGMTKPHVAVLNNAGTAHVGEFGGPEKIVEAKGEIIEGLDADGVAVLNLDDKAFDIWKTRAAGRKVLTFALSNVSADFYGSDLDRDARGCPAFNLHSPEGMERVQLNLLGTHNVANAMAAAAAAHALGVSLFGIATGLGAVQPVKGRTVAQLATNGMRVIDDTYNANPTSMCAAVDILAGFSGRTVLVLGDIGELGDWAEQGHRDVGEYARGKVSALYAVGPMMAHAVNAFGEQAYHFATQAELIKALGAEQDTNTTILIKGSRSAAMENIVVALCGTSLEKH, translated from the coding sequence ATGCTTAAAGCCTTGAAACTGAGCGAACTGACCGGCGCGCTGAATGCCCGCTTGGTCACTGCCGATGCCAGCTTCGACGGCGTCAGCATCGACAGCCGCGCGATCAAACCAGGCCAGCTCTTTATTGCCCTGACCGGCCCGCGTTTTGATGGTCATGACTATCTCAATGACGTCGCCGCAAAAGGTGCCGTAGCGGCGCTGGTCGAGCGTGAAGTCGCCGACAGCACACTGCCGCAATTGCTGGTGAAAGATACTCGTCAGGCGCTGGGGCAACTCGGTGCGTTGAACCGTGCGGCTTACACCCATCCTGTCGCAGCGATTACCGGTTCCAGCGGCAAGACCACGGTCAAGGAAATGCTCGCCAGCATCCTGCGCACGCGCGGTCCGGTGTTGGCGACCCGTGGCAACCTGAACAACGACCTCGGCGTTCCACTGACCCTGCTCGAACTCGTACCGGAACATACCGCTGCGGTGATCGAACTGGGAGCTTCGCGTCTCGGCGAAATTGCCTACACCGTCGGCATGACCAAACCTCATGTAGCCGTGCTCAACAACGCCGGGACCGCCCATGTTGGCGAGTTCGGCGGGCCGGAAAAAATCGTCGAAGCCAAGGGCGAGATTATCGAAGGGCTGGATGCCGATGGCGTCGCCGTTCTCAATCTTGACGACAAGGCGTTCGACATCTGGAAGACCCGCGCTGCCGGTCGCAAAGTGCTGACCTTCGCCTTGAGCAATGTCAGCGCCGATTTCTACGGCAGCGATCTGGACCGTGACGCTCGCGGTTGCCCGGCGTTCAACCTGCACAGTCCTGAAGGTATGGAGCGCGTTCAACTGAACCTGCTCGGCACCCATAACGTTGCCAATGCCATGGCCGCCGCCGCCGCCGCCCATGCGCTGGGCGTGTCGTTGTTCGGCATCGCCACCGGTCTCGGCGCAGTACAACCGGTCAAGGGCCGCACCGTTGCGCAACTGGCCACCAATGGCATGCGCGTAATCGATGACACGTACAACGCGAACCCCACCTCCATGTGCGCCGCCGTTGATATACTTGCCGGCTTTTCCGGTCGCACCGTTCTGGTGCTCGGGGATATCGGCGAGTTGGGCGATTGGGCGGAGCAGGGGCACCGCGATGTGGGCGAGTACGCCCGCGGCAAGGTTTCCGCGCTTTACGCTGTCGGGCCAATGATGGCTCACGCCGTGAACGCTTTCGGCGAGCAGGCTTATCACTTTGCCACTCAGGCTGAGCTGATCAAGGCCTTGGGCGCCGAGCAAGACACAAACACCACCATTTTGATCAAGGGCTCGCGCAGCGCTGCGATGGAAAACATCGTCGTCGCTTTGTGCGGGACCAGCCTGGAGAAACATTAA
- the ftsL gene encoding cell division protein FtsL — translation MSKLFAKPLPGGSFFMFLLFIGVLVSAIGVSYSAHWNRQLLNSLYNELSVRDKAQAEWGRLILEQSTWTAHSRIEVLATEQLKMRIPGAAEVQMVAP, via the coding sequence GTGAGCAAGCTTTTCGCCAAGCCACTTCCCGGCGGAAGCTTTTTCATGTTTCTGCTGTTTATTGGCGTGCTCGTGTCGGCCATCGGCGTTTCCTACAGCGCCCACTGGAACCGTCAACTGCTGAACTCGCTGTACAACGAGTTGAGCGTGCGCGACAAGGCGCAAGCGGAGTGGGGCCGTTTGATTCTCGAACAGAGCACCTGGACCGCCCACAGCCGTATCGAAGTCCTGGCGACCGAGCAACTGAAGATGCGCATTCCTGGCGCAGCTGAAGTGCAGATGGTGGCGCCATGA
- a CDS encoding peptidoglycan D,D-transpeptidase FtsI family protein has product MKLEGALFPWRFRLVLGLLGVMVAAIAWRIIDLQVVDRAFLKGQGDARSVRHIPIPAHRGLITDRNGEPLAVSTPVTTLWANAKEMQTAKEKWPALAAALGQDPKALAERLEAQANKEFIYLVRGLTPEQGQSVLDLKVPGVYGIEEFRRFYPAGEVTAHMVGFTDIDDHGREGVELAYDEWLAGVPGKRQVIKDRRGRLIKDVQVTKNAKAGKPLALSIDLRLQYLANRELRNAIIENGAKAGSLVIMDVKTGEILAMVNQPTYNPNNRRNLQPAMMRNRAMIDVFEPGSTMKAISMSAAIETGRWKPTDTVEVYPGTLQIGKYTIKDVSKSEGPVLDLTGILINSSNVGMSKVAFDIGGETIFRLAQKVGLGQDTGLGFPGERVGNLPNYREWRKAETATLSYGYGISVTAIQLVHAFSALANNGRLAPLTLIKSDKAPQTTQVLPEAVAKTMQTMLQQVIEAPRGVFRAQVPAYHVGGKSGTARKTSVGTKGYAENSYRSLFAGFGPMSDPRYAIVVVIDEPTKAGYYGGLVSAPVFSKVMSGTLRLMNITPDNLPPTQQANAAPVVPLKANGGRG; this is encoded by the coding sequence ATGAAACTCGAGGGCGCACTCTTTCCATGGCGGTTCCGCCTGGTGCTGGGTTTGCTCGGCGTCATGGTCGCGGCGATTGCCTGGCGCATTATCGATCTGCAAGTAGTCGACCGTGCCTTTCTTAAAGGTCAGGGCGACGCGCGCAGTGTTCGTCATATTCCGATTCCGGCTCACCGTGGTCTGATCACCGACCGTAACGGCGAGCCTTTGGCCGTGAGTACCCCAGTCACCACCCTTTGGGCCAATGCCAAGGAAATGCAAACGGCCAAAGAAAAGTGGCCTGCACTGGCGGCTGCCTTGGGGCAGGACCCGAAAGCCCTGGCCGAACGTCTCGAGGCCCAGGCCAACAAAGAATTCATTTATCTGGTGCGCGGGCTGACCCCCGAACAGGGCCAGTCCGTGCTCGATCTGAAAGTGCCGGGCGTTTATGGCATCGAAGAATTCCGGCGTTTCTACCCGGCCGGTGAAGTCACTGCCCATATGGTTGGTTTTACCGACATCGATGACCACGGTCGTGAAGGCGTCGAGCTGGCCTACGACGAATGGCTGGCCGGGGTCCCCGGCAAGCGACAGGTGATCAAGGATCGACGCGGTCGACTTATCAAAGATGTTCAGGTGACCAAAAACGCCAAGGCCGGTAAGCCCTTGGCGTTGTCCATTGACCTGCGTCTGCAATATTTGGCCAACCGCGAACTGCGTAACGCGATCATCGAGAACGGCGCCAAGGCCGGCAGCCTGGTGATCATGGACGTGAAGACCGGCGAGATCCTCGCCATGGTCAACCAGCCGACCTACAACCCGAACAACCGTCGCAACCTGCAACCGGCGATGATGCGTAACCGCGCGATGATCGACGTGTTCGAACCGGGTTCGACCATGAAAGCGATTTCCATGAGCGCCGCGATTGAAACCGGGCGCTGGAAGCCAACCGATACCGTTGAGGTGTACCCGGGCACCTTGCAGATTGGTAAATACACCATCAAGGACGTATCCAAGAGTGAAGGTCCGGTACTCGACCTAACTGGCATTCTGATCAACTCCAGTAACGTCGGCATGAGTAAGGTCGCCTTCGATATCGGCGGCGAAACGATTTTCCGTCTGGCGCAAAAAGTCGGCCTCGGCCAGGACACGGGCCTGGGCTTCCCGGGCGAGCGCGTCGGCAACCTGCCGAACTACCGCGAATGGCGCAAGGCTGAAACCGCCACGCTGTCTTACGGCTACGGTATCTCGGTGACCGCGATCCAGTTGGTCCACGCTTTCTCGGCCCTGGCCAACAATGGTCGCCTCGCGCCGCTGACCCTGATCAAATCCGACAAGGCGCCGCAAACCACACAGGTATTGCCGGAAGCTGTCGCGAAAACCATGCAAACCATGCTGCAACAAGTGATCGAAGCCCCGCGCGGTGTATTCCGTGCGCAAGTGCCGGCGTATCACGTGGGCGGCAAGTCAGGTACCGCGCGTAAAACGTCGGTCGGCACCAAAGGCTACGCCGAGAATTCCTACCGCTCGCTGTTCGCCGGCTTCGGCCCGATGAGCGATCCGCGTTACGCCATTGTGGTGGTGATCGATGAACCGACCAAAGCCGGTTACTACGGTGGTCTGGTATCGGCGCCCGTGTTCAGCAAAGTGATGTCCGGGACCTTGCGCCTGATGAACATCACCCCGGACAACCTGCCACCTACTCAACAAGCGAACGCAGCACCGGTCGTTCCGCTGAAAGCCAATGGAGGGCGAGGCTGA
- the mraY gene encoding phospho-N-acetylmuramoyl-pentapeptide-transferase, which yields MLLLLAEYLQQFYKGFAVFQYLTLRGILGVLTALVLSLCFGPWMIRTLQNRQIGQSVRNDGPQSHLSKSGTPTMGGALILSSIGVSTLLWADLTNRYVWTVLLVTLLFGAIGWVDDYRKVIEKNSRGLPSRWKYFWQSVFGLGAAIFLYMTAATPVETTLILPMLKDHSIPLGIGFVVLTYFVIVGSSNAVNLTDGLDGLAIMPTVMVGGGLGIFCYLSGNVKFAEYLLIPYVPGAGELIVFCGALIGAGLGFLWFNTYPAQVFMGDVGALALGAALGTIAVIVRQEIVLFIMGGVFVMETLSVVIQVASFKLTGRRVFRMAPIHHHFELKGWPEPRVIVRFWIITVILVLVGLATLKLR from the coding sequence ATGCTGCTGCTGCTAGCGGAGTATCTGCAACAGTTCTACAAAGGCTTCGCGGTCTTTCAGTACCTGACCCTGCGCGGGATTCTCGGTGTGCTGACCGCGTTGGTTTTGTCGCTGTGCTTTGGCCCGTGGATGATCCGCACTTTGCAGAACCGTCAGATCGGTCAGTCCGTTCGTAACGACGGTCCACAATCGCACTTGTCCAAGTCGGGCACCCCGACCATGGGCGGCGCGCTGATTCTTTCGTCCATCGGCGTCAGCACGTTGCTTTGGGCTGACCTGACCAACCGTTATGTCTGGACTGTGTTACTGGTGACCTTGTTGTTCGGCGCCATCGGTTGGGTCGACGACTACCGCAAAGTGATCGAGAAGAACTCCCGTGGCTTGCCGAGCCGCTGGAAGTACTTCTGGCAATCGGTGTTCGGACTGGGCGCGGCGATCTTCCTTTATATGACTGCAGCGACGCCGGTGGAAACCACCCTGATCCTGCCAATGCTCAAGGACCACAGCATTCCGCTGGGCATAGGCTTCGTCGTCCTGACCTACTTCGTGATCGTCGGCTCGAGCAACGCGGTCAACCTGACCGACGGCCTCGACGGTCTGGCGATCATGCCCACCGTAATGGTCGGCGGCGGGTTGGGAATCTTCTGCTACCTGTCAGGTAACGTGAAATTCGCTGAATACCTGCTGATTCCGTATGTGCCGGGCGCAGGCGAGTTGATCGTGTTCTGCGGCGCCTTGATCGGCGCGGGCCTCGGGTTCCTCTGGTTCAACACGTACCCGGCTCAGGTGTTCATGGGCGACGTCGGCGCACTGGCGCTGGGCGCGGCACTGGGCACCATCGCGGTGATCGTCCGTCAGGAAATCGTCCTGTTCATCATGGGCGGCGTGTTCGTGATGGAGACCCTGTCAGTCGTCATCCAGGTCGCATCCTTTAAGCTTACCGGTCGCCGTGTGTTCCGCATGGCACCGATTCACCACCACTTTGAACTCAAGGGCTGGCCCGAGCCACGCGTGATCGTCCGTTTCTGGATCATCACCGTGATTCTCGTGCTGGTTGGCCTTGCCACCCTGAAGCTGAGGTAG
- the mraZ gene encoding division/cell wall cluster transcriptional repressor MraZ: protein MFRGANAISLDAKGRLAMPSRYRDELVSRSSGQLIVTIDAVDPCLCVYPLDEWEIIETKLRALPSLREENRRLQRLLIGNAVDLELDGSGRFLVPPRLREYAKLDKRAMLVGQLNKFQLWDEDAWDAVSAADLAAIQQPGAMPDELRDLIL, encoded by the coding sequence GTGTTTCGCGGAGCTAACGCTATCAGTCTCGATGCAAAGGGCCGTCTCGCTATGCCGAGCCGGTACCGTGACGAGCTCGTTTCGCGTAGTTCCGGTCAGTTAATCGTCACAATTGATGCCGTTGATCCGTGTTTGTGTGTTTACCCCCTCGATGAGTGGGAAATTATTGAAACCAAACTGCGCGCACTGCCTTCGCTTCGCGAAGAGAACCGCCGCCTGCAACGTTTACTGATTGGTAATGCCGTCGACCTCGAGCTCGATGGCAGTGGTCGTTTTCTGGTTCCACCGCGTCTTCGTGAATATGCCAAGTTGGATAAGCGCGCGATGTTGGTAGGCCAACTCAACAAGTTCCAATTGTGGGACGAGGATGCCTGGGATGCGGTTTCTGCCGCTGACCTGGCTGCCATTCAACAACCGGGCGCCATGCCTGATGAACTGCGTGATTTGATCCTGTGA
- a CDS encoding YraN family protein: protein MPDGSRQQSGKDAERHALEHLQQQGLRLLAQNWLCKRGELDLVMLDGDTVVFVEVRYRKNTQWGGALGSIDERKRQKLIVAAQYFLQRESRWANSPCRFDVVAIDSNLDQLNWLQNAFDS from the coding sequence ATGCCCGACGGATCACGCCAGCAAAGCGGTAAAGATGCCGAGCGCCATGCGCTCGAACATCTTCAACAACAAGGTCTGCGCCTGCTGGCGCAGAACTGGTTGTGTAAACGCGGCGAGCTTGATCTGGTCATGCTTGATGGCGATACAGTAGTATTCGTTGAAGTCCGCTACAGAAAAAACACTCAATGGGGTGGCGCGCTCGGTAGCATCGATGAGCGCAAACGGCAGAAGCTGATAGTTGCCGCGCAGTATTTTCTTCAGCGCGAGTCGCGTTGGGCCAATTCCCCTTGCCGTTTCGACGTGGTTGCCATCGACAGCAACCTTGATCAGTTGAACTGGTTGCAGAATGCCTTCGACAGCTGA
- a CDS encoding UDP-N-acetylmuramoyl-L-alanyl-D-glutamate--2,6-diaminopimelate ligase — protein sequence MSLSLNKIFAHAGRDLLIRELTLDSRNVRAGDLFLAVPGGKLDGRAHIADALQRGAAAVAYEVEGATVLPITDVPLIPVKGLAAQLSDIAGRFYGDPSRHLNLIGVTGTNGKTSVTQLVAQALDLLGQHCGIVGTLGTGFYGALESGLHTTPNPIAVQATLADLKKAGAKAVAMEVSSHGLDQGRVTALAFDVAVMTNLSRDHLDYHGTMQAYGEAKAKLFAWNDLKCRVVNLDDEFGRQLAADKRESRLITYSLEDASAYLYCREAQFDDEGVRATLVTPQGEHHLRSTLLGRFNLSNVLAAVGALLGLDYALDEILNVLPKLEGPAGRMQRLGGGTQPLVVVDYAHTPDALEKVLMALRPHAKGRLLCLFGCGGDRDRGKRPLMAEVVERLADGVLVTDDNPRTEDPAVIFDDIRAGFTAVDKVTFVAGRGQAIAQLIASASADDVIVLAGKGHEDYQEVNGQRHAFSDLVEADHALTAWEVVHA from the coding sequence ATGTCTCTGAGTCTGAACAAGATTTTTGCCCACGCCGGCCGCGATCTGTTGATCCGCGAACTGACCCTGGACAGCCGCAACGTGCGGGCTGGCGATCTGTTTCTCGCCGTCCCTGGCGGCAAACTCGACGGTCGCGCGCACATCGCCGACGCCCTGCAACGCGGCGCTGCCGCTGTGGCGTATGAAGTCGAAGGCGCGACTGTATTGCCGATTACCGATGTGCCGCTGATTCCGGTCAAAGGCCTGGCGGCGCAGTTGTCGGACATTGCCGGGCGTTTTTACGGTGACCCTAGTCGTCACCTGAACCTGATCGGCGTGACCGGCACCAACGGCAAAACCAGCGTGACGCAGTTGGTTGCGCAAGCATTGGATTTGCTCGGCCAGCACTGCGGCATCGTCGGCACGTTGGGCACCGGTTTTTACGGGGCACTCGAAAGCGGCTTGCACACCACGCCGAACCCGATCGCCGTGCAGGCGACCCTCGCCGACCTGAAAAAGGCCGGCGCCAAAGCCGTAGCCATGGAAGTTTCTTCCCACGGTCTGGATCAGGGCCGCGTGACCGCACTGGCGTTCGATGTGGCGGTGATGACCAACCTGTCCCGCGATCACCTGGATTACCACGGCACCATGCAAGCCTACGGCGAAGCCAAGGCCAAGCTGTTCGCCTGGAATGATTTGAAGTGCCGGGTGGTTAACCTTGACGACGAATTCGGCCGCCAACTGGCAGCCGATAAACGCGAGTCGCGCCTGATCACCTACAGCCTGGAAGATGCCAGCGCCTACCTGTATTGCCGTGAAGCACAGTTCGATGACGAAGGCGTGCGCGCCACGCTGGTCACGCCGCAGGGCGAGCATCATCTGCGCAGCACTTTGCTCGGTCGCTTCAACCTGAGCAACGTGCTGGCTGCGGTCGGCGCCTTGCTGGGTCTGGACTACGCGCTGGACGAAATCCTCAACGTGCTGCCGAAACTCGAAGGCCCGGCCGGACGCATGCAGCGCCTCGGCGGCGGTACTCAGCCGCTGGTAGTGGTCGATTACGCCCACACGCCGGATGCGCTGGAAAAAGTCTTGATGGCCCTGCGTCCACACGCCAAAGGCCGTTTGCTGTGCCTGTTCGGTTGTGGTGGTGATCGCGATCGCGGCAAACGCCCGCTCATGGCTGAAGTGGTCGAGCGTCTGGCTGACGGCGTGCTGGTGACCGATGACAACCCCCGCACTGAAGACCCTGCAGTGATCTTCGACGACATCCGCGCCGGTTTTACCGCTGTGGATAAAGTCACCTTCGTCGCTGGCCGTGGCCAGGCGATTGCCCAATTGATCGCCAGCGCTTCGGCGGATGACGTGATTGTCCTGGCCGGTAAAGGTCACGAGGACTATCAGGAAGTCAACGGCCAGCGTCACGCGTTCTCTGATCTGGTCGAGGCCGATCACGCCTTGACCGCGTGGGAGGTGGTCCATGCTTAA
- the rsmI gene encoding 16S rRNA (cytidine(1402)-2'-O)-methyltransferase yields MAAFTDHEVCALTAPGALNSAAGSLYVVATPIGNLDDISARALKILREVALIAAEDTRHSQRLMQHFGIPTPLAACHEHNERDEGSRFITRLLAGDDVALISDAGTPLISDPGYHLVRQARAAGINVVPVPGACALIAALSAAGLPSDRFIFEGFLPAKAVGRRARLELVKEEPRTLIFYEAPHRILECLQDMELVFGGERPALLARELTKTFETLKGLPLAELREFVESDSNQQRGECVVLVAGWSAPETEDAVSSEAMRILNLLLEEMPLKRAAALAAQITGERKNVLYQVALDKQKGE; encoded by the coding sequence ATGGCGGCTTTTACCGATCATGAGGTGTGCGCTTTGACTGCTCCAGGTGCTTTGAATTCCGCTGCTGGCTCGCTTTATGTGGTGGCGACGCCCATCGGCAACCTGGACGATATCAGTGCGCGTGCACTGAAAATCCTGCGCGAGGTCGCCCTGATCGCCGCCGAAGATACCCGTCACTCACAGCGATTGATGCAGCATTTCGGTATTCCTACGCCGCTGGCGGCCTGCCATGAACACAATGAGCGGGATGAAGGTAGCCGCTTTATCACTCGCTTGCTTGCCGGCGACGATGTGGCGCTGATTTCAGATGCCGGCACGCCGTTGATTTCCGATCCGGGTTATCACCTTGTGCGTCAGGCTCGTGCTGCGGGTATCAATGTGGTGCCGGTTCCGGGCGCCTGCGCGTTGATCGCAGCGTTGTCGGCGGCGGGGTTGCCGTCGGACCGTTTCATCTTCGAAGGTTTCCTGCCGGCCAAGGCTGTCGGTCGGCGTGCCCGTCTTGAGTTGGTAAAGGAAGAACCGCGTACGCTGATTTTTTATGAAGCCCCGCACCGGATCCTTGAGTGCCTTCAAGACATGGAGTTGGTGTTTGGTGGTGAACGTCCTGCGTTGCTGGCGCGCGAGCTGACCAAGACTTTCGAAACCCTTAAAGGCTTGCCGCTGGCCGAGTTACGCGAGTTCGTCGAGTCAGACAGCAATCAGCAGCGCGGTGAGTGCGTGGTGTTGGTGGCGGGTTGGTCTGCCCCCGAGACCGAGGACGCCGTCAGCAGTGAAGCGATGCGCATTCTGAATCTGTTGCTTGAAGAAATGCCGCTCAAGCGAGCCGCAGCGTTGGCGGCGCAAATTACCGGCGAGCGCAAGAATGTGCTCTATCAGGTCGCGCTGGATAAACAGAAGGGCGAGTAA
- the rsmH gene encoding 16S rRNA (cytosine(1402)-N(4))-methyltransferase RsmH, which translates to MTIDSGFNHITVLLDEAVEALAVRPDGCYLDGTFGRGGHSRLILSQLGPEGRVLGFDKDPQAIATGQTLAAEDGRFVVVQRSFAELGSEVAERGLDGKVSGVLLDLGVSSPQLDDPERGFSFLNDGPLDMRMDPSRGISAAEFVNTAPVEEIARVFKQYGEERFSGRMARAVAERRDIKPFERTADLAEVLKVANPAWEKGKNPATRAFQGLRIHVNNELGDLEAGLEAALECLEVGGRLVVISFHSLEDRIVKLFMRKLVKGEADNLPRNLPVRHVAFEPIIKIHGKAQSASEAELKANPRSRSAVMRVAEKLR; encoded by the coding sequence GTGACTATTGATAGCGGCTTTAACCACATCACCGTACTGCTTGACGAAGCCGTGGAGGCTCTCGCCGTACGTCCTGATGGCTGCTATCTGGACGGTACGTTCGGGCGCGGCGGACACAGCAGGTTGATCCTCAGCCAGCTCGGTCCCGAGGGTCGGGTGCTCGGATTCGATAAAGATCCTCAAGCGATTGCCACCGGGCAAACGCTAGCGGCCGAAGACGGCCGCTTTGTCGTTGTACAGCGCAGCTTTGCCGAGCTCGGTTCGGAAGTTGCCGAACGTGGTCTGGACGGCAAGGTCAGCGGCGTTTTGCTCGACCTCGGCGTGTCCTCGCCGCAGCTCGACGACCCTGAGCGCGGCTTCAGTTTCCTCAATGATGGCCCGCTGGACATGCGCATGGATCCGTCCCGCGGGATCAGCGCTGCCGAATTCGTCAACACCGCCCCGGTGGAAGAAATCGCCCGAGTGTTCAAGCAATACGGCGAAGAACGTTTCTCCGGCCGCATGGCCCGTGCCGTGGCCGAGCGTCGCGACATCAAGCCGTTCGAGCGCACTGCCGATCTGGCTGAAGTCCTGAAAGTCGCCAACCCGGCCTGGGAAAAGGGCAAAAACCCGGCGACCCGTGCGTTCCAGGGCTTGCGTATTCACGTCAACAACGAACTGGGTGATCTGGAAGCCGGCCTCGAAGCCGCGCTGGAATGCCTGGAAGTCGGCGGCCGTCTGGTGGTCATCAGCTTCCACTCGCTGGAAGACCGCATCGTCAAACTGTTCATGCGCAAGCTGGTGAAAGGCGAAGCCGACAACCTGCCGCGCAACCTGCCGGTACGTCACGTCGCCTTCGAACCAATAATCAAAATCCATGGCAAAGCGCAGTCCGCCTCCGAGGCCGAACTCAAAGCCAACCCACGTTCCCGTAGCGCCGTCATGCGCGTCGCGGAGAAGCTGCGGTGA
- a CDS encoding penicillin-binding protein activator encodes MIACLRLLTALCLAALLAACASSPSSSLGELPRTPDASIEQLLAQAAQSKDPEKASLLRLSAADLAYRQGNAGQSAQILQQVPVETLKPGQQVFASTLAAELAMVRNQPKAALTALSHPSLQRLSELPVEQQVRTGTVHARALEADGQTLAAARERIFIAPMLEGDAASKNHEAIWTLIASLPTDQLQPSATDDLGGWMGLALAVKTAGTLEQQQAAIDNWRAQNPKHPAAIQLPLPLTKLKELASQPLSKIALLLPQDGPLASVGKALREGFMAAHYQAQQAGQKPPAIELYDSSRLTSLDEFYRKAQADGVQLVVGPLEKPLVKQLSARPQLPITTLALNYSEGAQGPAQLFQFGLAAEDEAREVSRRARADGLHRAAIMVPKGEWGDRVLKAFSQDWQANGGSIVATERVDQPVQLAQQIADMFQLRQSEGRAKSLQSTVGGQVAAQPSRRQDIEFIFLAATPQQAQQIKPTLNFQYAGDVPVYATSHVFSASGDVNQYNDMNGIRFCETPWLLEANDPLRKQVTAQWPQAAGSLGRLYAMGVDAYRLAPRLGQLKALPDSRIEGQSGSLGMTATQRVVRQLPWAQFVSGQVQRLPDTPR; translated from the coding sequence ATGATCGCTTGCCTGCGGCTGCTCACTGCCCTCTGCCTCGCTGCCTTGCTGGCGGCTTGCGCCAGCTCGCCCTCCTCCAGCCTTGGCGAACTTCCACGGACCCCGGATGCCAGTATCGAGCAATTGCTCGCACAGGCCGCTCAAAGCAAAGACCCGGAAAAAGCCTCCCTGTTGCGCCTGAGCGCGGCAGACCTGGCCTATCGTCAGGGGAATGCCGGCCAGTCCGCGCAAATCCTGCAACAAGTCCCCGTCGAAACACTCAAGCCTGGCCAACAGGTTTTCGCCAGTACCCTGGCGGCTGAACTGGCCATGGTTCGCAATCAGCCCAAAGCGGCGCTGACAGCCTTGAGTCATCCGAGCCTGCAACGCCTGAGTGAACTGCCGGTTGAGCAACAGGTTCGCACCGGCACCGTCCATGCCCGCGCCCTTGAAGCCGATGGCCAGACGCTGGCCGCCGCACGGGAGCGCATCTTCATCGCGCCAATGCTCGAAGGTGACGCGGCAAGCAAAAACCACGAAGCGATCTGGACCCTGATCGCCTCGCTGCCGACCGATCAATTGCAGCCGAGCGCCACCGACGACCTCGGCGGCTGGATGGGCCTGGCACTGGCGGTGAAAACTGCCGGCACCCTGGAACAGCAGCAAGCCGCGATCGACAACTGGCGCGCACAGAATCCAAAGCACCCGGCCGCCATCCAGTTGCCGCTGCCACTGACCAAGCTCAAGGAACTGGCCAGCCAGCCCCTGAGCAAAATCGCCCTGCTGCTGCCACAGGACGGCCCGCTGGCGTCGGTCGGCAAAGCACTGCGCGAAGGTTTCATGGCAGCTCACTACCAGGCCCAACAAGCCGGGCAGAAGCCGCCAGCCATCGAGCTCTATGACAGCTCGCGCCTGACGTCCCTCGACGAGTTCTATCGCAAGGCTCAGGCCGACGGCGTGCAACTGGTCGTCGGCCCGCTGGAGAAACCTCTGGTCAAACAGCTCAGCGCTCGCCCGCAACTGCCGATCACCACCCTGGCGCTGAATTACAGCGAAGGCGCACAAGGTCCGGCCCAGCTGTTCCAGTTCGGTCTTGCGGCTGAAGACGAAGCCCGTGAAGTGTCCCGCCGCGCTCGCGCCGATGGCCTGCATCGCGCAGCCATCATGGTGCCGAAAGGCGAATGGGGCGATCGCGTCTTGAAAGCGTTCAGCCAGGATTGGCAGGCTAACGGTGGCAGCATCGTCGCTACCGAACGTGTCGACCAACCGGTTCAACTGGCCCAGCAGATCGCCGACATGTTCCAGCTGCGTCAGAGCGAAGGTCGTGCAAAGAGCCTGCAAAGCACCGTTGGCGGGCAGGTAGCCGCCCAGCCTTCGCGCCGTCAGGACATCGAGTTCATCTTCCTGGCTGCAACGCCTCAGCAAGCCCAGCAGATCAAGCCCACCCTGAACTTCCAGTACGCCGGTGATGTGCCGGTTTATGCCACCTCCCACGTGTTCAGCGCCAGCGGCGACGTGAATCAGTACAACGACATGAACGGCATTCGCTTCTGCGAAACCCCATGGTTGCTGGAGGCCAACGATCCACTGCGCAAACAGGTTACCGCTCAATGGCCACAAGCTGCTGGCAGCCTGGGCCGTCTGTACGCGATGGGCGTTGACGCCTATCGCCTGGCACCACGCCTGGGTCAACTCAAGGCTCTGCCGGACAGCCGCATCGAAGGTCAATCGGGCAGCTTGGGCATGACTGCAACCCAGCGAGTCGTGCGTCAGTTGCCATGGGCACAGTTCGTCAGCGGCCAGGTTCAACGCCTGCCGGACACCCCGCGCTGA